A single window of Microplitis demolitor isolate Queensland-Clemson2020A chromosome 7, iyMicDemo2.1a, whole genome shotgun sequence DNA harbors:
- the LOC103571008 gene encoding F-box only protein 42, which produces MASPIDFLPDEILEYILNLIPPYKDLKECKLVCKRWHHAVKHVIEHRKAYFQRSVAYGSLLWNSPTINARPSIITNRHSHSACTYENSMYIFGGCTKTCTTFNDLWKLDLDTRKWERPIPMGTYPSPKACASMVYYKKSFVLFGGWAQPATFPPFQRRKLFNELHVYSITNNKWTAIETLNDPPATCAHSATVHVDTMVVFGGINTFVQYNTSNDVWCFNFNTNTWHEQMTTSPKPHPRFGHSQIALDDKNLMIIGGCTNSTVGIDDAWLLTMEGTHWRWTKLAINGMEWAPMMIWCHQACKVGDHLVILSKKKQASSSSKNITNDKVICHGSSSLAMADCNIPDTRQKSVPVVDRDENVNGRRGRFTPRTLVQVNPASAITRPHQGIRVAVERKFGPMAAFNPDLGTPSPNRLRQLEDLRRMEEKINRQRMQARLIKPVINRLAIFVLNIANVLCEERTASWVQNTGNDITGPEERVLYSLVLGNAELIFFGGTRKFPTKQGQVEGEVSEVYNDVHFINPPRYAI; this is translated from the exons ATGGCCAGTCCAATTGATTTTTTACCTGATGAAATATtggaatatattttaaatttaatcccgccgtataaagatttaaaagaaTGTAAACTGGTGTGCAAGCGTTGGCATCATGCTGTCAAAc atgTGATAGAACATAGAAAAGCTTATTTCCAAAGATCAGTGGCCTATGGATCTCTATTATGGAACTCGCCCACCATAAACGCAAGGCCGTCGATAATAACAAACCGTCACTCGCACTCAGCATGTACCTACGAAAATtcaatgtatatttttggagGCTGTACCAAAACTTGTACgacatttaatgatttatggAAACTAGATTTAGATACCAGGAAATGGGAACGTCCGATACCCATGGGTACTTATCCGTCACCAAAAGCTTGCGCTAGTATGGTGtactataaaaaatcttttgtaTTATTCGGTGGCTGGGCGCAACCTGCAACATTTCCTCCTTTCCAg aggaggaaattatttaatgagctGCACGTATACTCGATAACAAACAACAAATGGACTGCCATTGAAACTCTCAATGATCCACCAGCTACTTGTGCTCACTCAGCGACAGTTCATGTCGACACTATGGTGGTCTTTGGTGGAATCAATACTTTTGTGCA GTACAATACCTCAAATGATGTCTGGTGCTTTAATTTCAACACCAATACCTGGCACGAGCAAATGACGACATCTCCAAAGCCGCACCCTCGGTTCGGACACTCGCAGATCGCGCTAGATGATAAGAATCTGATGATTATCGGAGGGTGTACGAATTCGACGGTAGGAATTGATGATGCCTGGCTTCTAACGATGGAGGGAACGCACTGGAGATGGACAAAACTTGCAATAAATGGTATGGAGTGGGCGCCGATGATGATCTGGTGTCACCAAGCCTGTAAAGTCGGTGATCATTTggtaattttaagtaaaaaaaaacaggcaAGCTCgtcatctaaaaatattacGAACGATAAAGTCATTTGTCATGGATCCAGTTCTCTGGCGATGGCTGACTGTAATATTCCAGACACTCGACAAAAATCCGTGCCAGTTGTAGACAGAGATGAGAACGTCAACGGACGTCGCGGAAGATTTACACCGCGAACTCTAGTACAAGTAAATCCTGCGAGTGCAATCACGAGACCTCACCAGGGGATTCGTGTAGCGGTGGAACGCAAATTCGGGCCGATGGCAGCTTTCAATCCCGACCTCGGGACTCCTAGTCCGAACCGCCTGCGCCAGCTTGAGGATCTCCGGAGAATGGAGGAGAAGATAAATCGCCAGCGAATGCAAGCGAGATTAATAAAGCCAGTGATCAACAGACTAGCGATTTTCGTCTTAAATATCGCGAATGTTTTGTGCGAAGAACGCACGGCTTCGTGGGTTCAAAATACCGGAAATGATATCACTGGCCCCGAAGAACGTGTTCTCTATTCTTTAGTGTTAGGCAACGCAGAGCTTATATTTTTTGGCGGGACACGAAAGTTTCCCACCAAGCAGGGACAAGTTGAAGGTGAAGTTTCAGAAGTTTACAACGACGTTCATTTTATAAACCCACCTCGCTATGccatttaa